From Candidatus Methylomirabilota bacterium, one genomic window encodes:
- a CDS encoding amidohydrolase family protein — translation MKDGLRFVDSDMHIMEPPDLFDRYLDPKFKHRVSVPVGTDGRPNRGPSGLTVIDGLPTSDSELQQYRKRIRRGPTQSTQPLSGSRLADTGRLDFAVERDYNAEAQVMGMEQEGVDIAVLYPTGGLSLIARDNMDPQLSLALCQAYNNWIHEFCQYSPDRLKFVAMLPVHDVHLACQELVRCAKLGAVGSFIRPNLINDHYWHSNYWDPLYSVHEGLNVTWGFHEGVSAVYSRMIPLYGENRFYRHVASHWIEMQQAMIAMIIGGVFEFHPKLRVGFLEAQNSWVPGLLSRIEWDYPQYRDSHAPYLALTPREYFRRNCWAAVEGSEPEIEATAGLIGADRMCISTDYPHFDSNFPHVADNLLKNVPRRIAAQILAGGGQLYGFTEADFLKADAAAAPTGR, via the coding sequence ATGGAGCCGCCCGATCTCTTCGACCGCTATCTGGATCCGAAGTTCAAGCACCGGGTCAGCGTGCCCGTGGGAACGGACGGCCGCCCGAATCGCGGCCCCTCCGGCCTAACCGTCATCGACGGCCTCCCCACCTCGGACTCCGAGCTGCAGCAATACCGGAAGCGCATCCGTCGTGGCCCCACCCAGAGCACCCAGCCCCTCTCCGGATCGCGCCTCGCCGACACGGGCCGGCTCGACTTCGCCGTCGAGCGCGACTACAACGCCGAGGCCCAGGTCATGGGCATGGAGCAGGAGGGGGTCGATATCGCGGTGCTCTATCCCACGGGCGGCCTCAGCCTCATCGCCCGCGACAACATGGATCCCCAGCTCTCCCTGGCCCTCTGCCAGGCCTACAACAACTGGATCCACGAGTTCTGCCAGTACAGTCCCGATCGCTTGAAGTTCGTGGCCATGCTGCCCGTGCACGACGTGCACCTGGCCTGCCAGGAGCTCGTGCGGTGCGCGAAGCTCGGAGCGGTAGGGTCGTTCATCCGGCCGAACCTGATCAATGATCACTACTGGCACTCGAATTACTGGGACCCTCTCTACAGCGTGCACGAAGGGCTGAACGTGACCTGGGGCTTTCACGAGGGGGTGAGCGCCGTGTACTCGCGGATGATTCCCCTCTACGGCGAGAACCGATTCTACCGGCACGTGGCCAGCCACTGGATCGAGATGCAGCAGGCCATGATCGCCATGATCATCGGCGGCGTGTTCGAGTTCCATCCCAAGCTGAGGGTGGGATTCCTGGAAGCCCAGAACTCCTGGGTGCCCGGCCTCCTGTCGCGCATCGAGTGGGACTACCCCCAGTACCGTGACTCGCACGCCCCCTACCTGGCCCTGACCCCGCGGGAGTACTTCCGGCGCAACTGCTGGGCGGCCGTGGAGGGCAGCGAGCCGGAGATCGAGGCCACCGCCGGACTCATCGGCGCCGACCGGATGTGCATCTCCACGGACTATCCGCACTTCGACTCCAACTTCCCCCACGTGGCGGACAATCTCCTCAAGAACGTGCCCCGCAGGATCGCCGCGCAGATCCTCGCGGGAGGAGGACAGCTCTACGGGTTCACCGAGGCCGACTTCCTGAAGGCTGACGCCGCCGCCGCGCCCACGGGGCGCTGA